In the genome of Chryseobacterium oryzae, one region contains:
- a CDS encoding LTA synthase family protein, with the protein MKNKFKNRYASLFAFLLLYITLGFLVRLSLTLLSATNISDNFLKLFIVFGKGFLFDLSVGLSFVMIYSIYLLFFPSRWIGKKADQIITYFLVTLMLFIAFFSFAAEFPFWDEFKTRFNFIAVDYLIYTYEVFENINESYPIPVIILGMTACIVCVFFLFRKKKVFSYTFSDRMRFGKRLIYTSVIVICGVGLLSLLKNRQAEFSNNTYINELSKNGVFSFFTAFKANQLDYTQFYNTIPEKEAYSILKKELLQDKQTYTNSKFDNITRNFEGDSTKNPNIILICIESFSAEFLQKFGNTQNLTPNYENLASEGVFFTNMFATGTRTVRGMEALTLSVPPTPGNSIVRRPDNDHLFSIATILRKRNYDLKFIYGGDGYFDNMNSFFGGQGFSIVDRDRGNPLPDNIKTERINIEDSEVTFENAWGICDEDIYNQSIKMADKESKKNKPFFQFVMTTSNHKPYTFPDHKINMEQGSREAAVRYTDFALGEFMKKARTKAWFKNTTFVIVADHCASSAGKWEINTEKHHIPAIIYNAETPKMEVGKLVSQIDLMPTVFSLFGWNFNNATYGKNIMAMKPEEERALIGNYRTLGLLKNNIFTQINDRKKTQQFIYNPENKTISKELKSEQKPLKDLTVSYYQTASERFAKGLMKEKNN; encoded by the coding sequence ATGAAAAACAAATTTAAAAACAGATATGCTTCTTTATTTGCATTTCTATTATTATATATTACTTTAGGATTTTTAGTAAGATTATCTCTTACACTGCTTTCTGCCACTAATATTTCAGATAATTTTTTAAAACTTTTTATCGTTTTCGGAAAAGGTTTTCTATTCGATCTTTCTGTAGGATTAAGCTTTGTGATGATCTACTCTATTTACCTTTTATTTTTTCCTTCAAGATGGATCGGGAAAAAAGCAGATCAGATTATTACCTATTTTTTGGTAACCCTTATGCTTTTTATAGCATTTTTCTCCTTTGCAGCAGAATTTCCGTTTTGGGATGAATTCAAAACGAGGTTCAACTTTATTGCGGTAGATTATCTTATTTACACTTACGAAGTTTTCGAAAATATTAACGAGTCTTATCCTATTCCTGTTATTATTTTAGGAATGACAGCGTGCATCGTTTGTGTATTTTTTCTGTTCAGAAAAAAGAAAGTTTTCAGCTACACTTTTTCTGACCGAATGAGATTCGGAAAAAGGCTGATATACACTTCAGTTATTGTGATTTGCGGAGTTGGATTACTCAGTTTGTTAAAAAACAGACAGGCAGAATTCAGCAACAATACTTACATAAATGAATTGTCTAAAAATGGCGTATTTTCATTTTTTACTGCATTCAAGGCAAATCAGTTAGATTACACTCAGTTTTATAATACCATCCCAGAAAAAGAAGCTTATTCTATACTGAAAAAAGAACTTTTACAGGATAAACAAACATATACCAATTCTAAATTTGATAATATTACCCGAAATTTTGAAGGCGACAGCACCAAAAACCCAAACATTATCCTTATTTGTATTGAAAGTTTCAGTGCAGAATTTTTACAAAAATTCGGAAATACTCAAAATCTGACTCCCAATTACGAAAATCTTGCGTCTGAAGGCGTTTTCTTTACCAATATGTTTGCTACAGGAACAAGAACGGTACGAGGCATGGAAGCTTTAACACTGAGCGTTCCTCCAACTCCGGGAAACAGCATTGTAAGAAGACCAGATAACGATCATCTTTTTTCTATTGCAACCATTTTAAGAAAAAGAAATTACGATCTTAAATTTATTTACGGTGGTGATGGATATTTCGATAATATGAATTCTTTTTTTGGAGGCCAGGGTTTTAGCATTGTAGACAGAGATCGTGGAAATCCTCTTCCCGATAATATTAAAACAGAAAGAATCAACATCGAAGACAGTGAGGTAACTTTCGAAAATGCTTGGGGAATTTGTGATGAAGACATCTACAATCAGTCCATAAAAATGGCCGATAAAGAAAGCAAAAAAAACAAACCTTTTTTTCAGTTTGTTATGACGACTTCCAATCATAAACCCTATACATTCCCGGATCACAAAATCAATATGGAACAGGGAAGCCGCGAAGCAGCAGTAAGATATACCGATTTTGCTTTGGGAGAATTCATGAAAAAAGCCAGAACAAAAGCATGGTTTAAGAATACCACTTTCGTTATTGTAGCAGATCATTGTGCAAGTAGTGCCGGAAAATGGGAAATAAATACAGAAAAGCATCATATTCCTGCAATTATTTATAATGCTGAAACTCCAAAAATGGAGGTAGGTAAATTAGTTTCTCAGATTGATTTGATGCCTACTGTATTTTCTTTATTCGGATGGAACTTCAATAATGCAACCTATGGTAAAAATATCATGGCAATGAAACCTGAAGAAGAACGTGCACTGATTGGGAATTACAGAACATTAGGATTGCTGAAGAACAATATTTTCACGCAGATTAATGACCGTAAAAAAACGCAGCAGTTTATTTATAATCCTGAAAATAAAACTATTTCTAAAGAGTTAAAATCCGAGCAAAAGCCACTGAAGGATCTGACGGTTTCATACTATCAGACTGCAAGTGAACGCTTTGCCAAAGGATTAATGAAAGAGAAAAACAACTAA